A DNA window from Candidatus Zixiibacteriota bacterium contains the following coding sequences:
- the coaE gene encoding dephospho-CoA kinase (Dephospho-CoA kinase (CoaE) performs the final step in coenzyme A biosynthesis.): MLLGITGQIGSGKSSVAAVFAHLGTYVIDADRIGRNVVERDPKLQKRLVRAFGPEILRGGKSLDRKRLAALAFASPAAKKRLDELVHPYLLRELRQETKRSLKAGLVVVIDAALLLDWGMDKEVDRVILVHASRRLRMARLVARGIALADARAREQAQLPYETYLQRSHHVIFNSGTKAELRRKATRLWHRLISQSR, translated from the coding sequence ATGCTCCTCGGTATCACCGGACAGATCGGCAGCGGGAAATCATCGGTCGCGGCTGTCTTCGCGCACCTTGGCACTTATGTCATTGATGCGGACCGGATCGGCCGAAATGTTGTCGAGCGTGATCCGAAGCTGCAGAAACGACTCGTCCGAGCGTTTGGCCCGGAAATTCTGCGGGGCGGGAAATCACTCGATCGAAAGCGACTGGCGGCATTGGCATTTGCATCGCCGGCTGCCAAAAAGAGACTCGATGAACTGGTGCATCCATATCTCCTGCGTGAACTTCGACAAGAAACCAAGCGGTCACTGAAAGCCGGTTTGGTGGTCGTGATTGATGCCGCGTTGTTACTCGACTGGGGTATGGACAAGGAGGTTGACCGTGTTATCCTCGTGCATGCATCGCGCCGTCTGCGCATGGCCCGTCTGGTCGCGCGCGGCATAGCTCTTGCAGATGCCAGAGCGCGTGAACAGGCACAGTTGCCGTACGAAACCTATCTCCAACGCTCCCATCACGTTATTTTCAACAGCGGCACCAAGGCTGAACTCAGAAGAAAAGCCACGCGTCTTTGGCACCGCCTGATCAGCCAATCCCGTTGA
- a CDS encoding pyridoxal phosphate-dependent aminotransferase has protein sequence MKYTERIMKLESEGAYVVLAKAKAMERQGKSIIHLQIGEPDFETPRNIIDAAVKAMQSGQTHYAPSAGIPEAREAAAEYLSKTRGISVKPEQVVVMPGAKPFIFCGVMSLVNEGDEVIVPNPGYPPYRAVVKFVGGKPVPVRLREENDFRFKIDEFRRLITPKTRMVILNSPCNPTGGVLTSEDLEAIYAEAKKHDFWILSDEIYSRMIYEGEFHSIASIPGAMERTICIDGMSKTYAMTGWRLGFAAMPEKLAQYFFTLAINNFSTTATFSQWGMVEGLRGPQGAVDNMISEFRRRREVIVDGLNAIEGITCKKPQGAFYVFPNITGTALKSQQFADMMLEEAGVACLSGTAFGEYGEGYIRFSYANSIENIKEALARIKRVLAGVKQH, from the coding sequence ATGAAATACACTGAACGGATCATGAAGCTTGAATCTGAGGGCGCCTATGTCGTGCTTGCCAAAGCCAAGGCGATGGAGCGCCAGGGGAAGTCGATCATTCACCTCCAGATTGGCGAACCGGATTTCGAAACCCCTCGGAACATCATTGATGCGGCCGTCAAAGCAATGCAAAGCGGTCAAACACATTACGCACCATCGGCGGGAATACCGGAAGCTCGCGAAGCAGCGGCAGAATACTTGAGCAAGACGCGCGGCATCAGTGTGAAGCCCGAGCAGGTAGTCGTCATGCCCGGAGCGAAGCCGTTCATATTCTGTGGGGTGATGTCGTTGGTCAACGAAGGAGATGAGGTGATCGTGCCGAACCCCGGCTATCCGCCGTATCGGGCGGTGGTTAAGTTCGTCGGTGGGAAGCCGGTCCCGGTCCGGTTGCGCGAGGAGAATGACTTTCGATTCAAAATCGACGAGTTTCGCAGGCTCATCACACCAAAGACACGAATGGTGATTCTCAATTCTCCCTGCAATCCTACTGGCGGAGTACTGACCAGTGAGGACCTTGAGGCCATTTACGCCGAGGCAAAGAAACACGACTTCTGGATCCTGTCCGATGAGATCTACTCCCGAATGATTTACGAGGGGGAATTCCATTCCATTGCCTCGATCCCGGGCGCCATGGAGCGGACTATCTGTATCGACGGCATGTCAAAGACGTACGCCATGACCGGGTGGCGGCTTGGGTTTGCCGCGATGCCCGAAAAGCTGGCACAGTATTTCTTTACGCTGGCGATCAACAATTTCTCGACCACGGCGACATTCTCGCAATGGGGCATGGTGGAAGGCCTTAGGGGTCCCCAGGGCGCTGTTGACAATATGATCTCGGAGTTTCGCCGTCGCCGCGAGGTCATTGTCGATGGGTTAAATGCCATTGAGGGGATCACCTGCAAGAAACCACAAGGGGCGTTCTATGTGTTCCCCAATATCACCGGAACCGCTCTGAAGTCACAGCAGTTTGCCGATATGATGCTGGAAGAGGCCGGTGTGGCGTGCCTTTCCGGCACCGCCTTCGGCGAGTACGGTGAGGGGTACATTCGGTTCTCATACGCTAATTCAATTGAAAATATCAAAGAGGCGCTAGCGAGGATCAAACGGGTACTTGCGGGGGTGAAGCAGCACTGA
- a CDS encoding N-acetylmuramoyl-L-alanine amidase, whose translation MSRHSRYKIITSSVVLVVAQLLAGRLMAEPQAITIIYPKPDQTVAAVDSTFILGHLPESMLEQIKEIGLLVNGIATPVHPDGGFIAYVLLQPGDFVFQVEAFHKKDLAGKKRPTGQPLAFGSVIVKVLKPLRSLPMDTLQIAGEYAAPKGDLALSTGDRLEVGFHGTPGGIAWFSIPKVVDSVPMAEREPQIQPYWGEALFGAGAVPESLLVRGIYSGHYDIPCSVSTDAGRIIYHLASSRKGQAAVTGESDYKISLNSKQFPVTVRFVDSITTVRLEPSQGYFAIFQPKGVEALAVGAEGDWYRLQFSGVCHGWVEKKAVELLPQGILPPHSYVRSVRTFGFPDSVVIEFPLSGVHPFRVIEDDLRTLRVQLFGVTSNTDWIRYDFADTLIDIATWSQPDDGLYEFCIKLTQDLWGYDCYYRGNTFCLELRKPPADLETLRGKRIVLDPGHSKDPGATGPTAYTEAEANLALAKVVRDVLVAHGATVVLTRDDDRNLPLADRPVVAKANHADIFVSIHNNALPDGVNPFVNNGVSTYYYHPHSIDLARAVQQEMIKVTGLRDYGLYHGNLAVNRPTQYPAILVECAFIILPEQEALLKTDKYRRAVARGITDGIEAFLKGYGNGR comes from the coding sequence ATGTCCAGACATAGCCGTTATAAGATTATCACATCATCGGTAGTTCTTGTGGTCGCTCAGCTCTTAGCCGGGCGGTTAATGGCTGAGCCGCAGGCCATCACGATCATCTATCCGAAACCGGACCAGACCGTGGCGGCGGTCGATTCGACGTTTATCCTCGGGCATCTGCCAGAATCTATGCTGGAACAGATCAAAGAGATCGGCCTTCTGGTGAATGGAATCGCCACGCCAGTCCATCCTGACGGCGGCTTTATCGCATACGTGCTGCTACAGCCGGGGGATTTTGTTTTCCAGGTAGAGGCATTCCACAAGAAAGACCTTGCCGGCAAAAAGCGCCCGACCGGCCAGCCGCTTGCATTTGGCTCTGTTATCGTCAAAGTCCTCAAGCCGCTCAGATCGTTGCCGATGGACACACTTCAAATTGCCGGCGAATATGCTGCTCCGAAAGGTGACCTTGCGCTATCAACTGGGGATCGACTGGAAGTGGGGTTCCACGGCACTCCCGGTGGGATCGCCTGGTTCTCGATACCCAAGGTTGTCGATTCGGTGCCGATGGCTGAACGAGAGCCGCAAATCCAGCCATACTGGGGCGAGGCCCTCTTTGGTGCCGGCGCGGTCCCTGAATCGCTGCTCGTGCGCGGCATTTATTCCGGACATTATGACATACCATGTTCGGTGAGCACTGATGCAGGCCGCATTATATATCATCTGGCGTCGTCACGAAAGGGCCAGGCTGCCGTTACGGGCGAGAGCGATTATAAAATATCCCTCAACAGCAAGCAGTTTCCTGTTACAGTACGTTTTGTCGATTCCATTACCACCGTTCGGTTGGAACCTTCACAAGGATACTTCGCTATTTTTCAACCCAAAGGGGTAGAGGCGCTGGCCGTAGGAGCGGAGGGGGATTGGTATCGCCTGCAATTTTCAGGAGTATGCCACGGTTGGGTTGAGAAGAAAGCCGTAGAGCTTTTGCCTCAAGGAATTTTGCCGCCACACTCCTATGTGCGGTCGGTCAGGACATTCGGCTTTCCGGATAGTGTCGTGATTGAGTTCCCCTTGTCCGGTGTCCATCCGTTTCGCGTGATAGAGGATGATCTGAGAACGCTCCGTGTCCAGTTGTTCGGCGTGACCTCCAACACCGACTGGATTCGTTATGACTTCGCCGATACGCTCATTGACATTGCGACCTGGTCACAGCCGGACGACGGCCTGTATGAGTTCTGTATTAAACTCACCCAGGATTTGTGGGGATACGATTGCTACTATCGCGGTAACACGTTCTGCCTGGAACTCCGAAAGCCACCTGCAGATCTCGAAACTTTGCGCGGAAAGCGTATTGTGCTGGATCCGGGTCACTCCAAGGACCCGGGCGCAACCGGGCCGACAGCTTATACTGAAGCAGAAGCAAACCTAGCCTTGGCAAAAGTAGTCAGGGATGTCCTGGTAGCGCACGGGGCGACCGTAGTGCTAACGCGCGATGACGACAGAAATCTGCCTTTGGCTGATCGGCCGGTGGTAGCTAAAGCGAACCACGCCGACATCTTCGTCTCCATTCACAACAACGCGCTTCCCGATGGCGTGAATCCGTTCGTCAACAATGGCGTCTCCACCTATTACTATCATCCGCATTCCATCGATCTGGCCAGAGCTGTCCAACAGGAGATGATCAAGGTCACCGGGCTTCGAGATTACGGGCTCTATCACGGCAACCTGGCAGTGAACCGGCCAACTCAATACCCTGCTATCCTCGTCGAATGTGCGTTCATCATTCTGCCGGAACAGGAGGCGCTGCTCAAGACGGACAAATACCGGCGAGCGGTAGCGCGTGGGATCACCGACGGCATCGAAGCTTTCTTGAAGGGGTATGGCAATGGGCGATGA
- the hemG gene encoding protoporphyrinogen oxidase — MSLIDVLIAGGGISGLSALHFIRQRKPELTVCLYESENRLGGTIGTDHIDGYSFDWGPNGFLDREPLTLQLCNDLGLTKQLEPANANVSNRFILREGRLRSVPMSPGKFLTSDILPLSGKLRVMMEPFGSRPPNGDDESVYSFGVRRIGRQAADYLIQPMVSGIYGGDAERLSLQSCFPIMKEMESEYGSLLKAMIVRGRRHKAAGRTTGGPSGPGGWLTSFHGGLDAIIDALRQKYATEIQTGLGVRSIAKRDSQYLVALADGSLVTATTVILAVPSHAGAEIVKSLSAQLSAALASIPYAPIAVVCMGYPVGAVRADLNGFGFLVPKKERRRILGSIWTSSIFADRAPLGKVQFRTMVGGDGDHESAGLSHSELVELVRRDLDAIVGISGTPEITRIYRWRHGIPQFHIGHSGIMKQIETELALIGNLHITGNAYYGIGLNDCIKQSHRVAQVVWP; from the coding sequence GTGTCACTCATTGATGTTTTGATTGCAGGCGGCGGCATCTCAGGTCTGTCCGCTCTGCACTTCATTCGGCAGCGCAAGCCTGAACTGACGGTTTGCCTCTATGAATCCGAGAATCGGCTCGGGGGCACGATCGGAACTGACCATATCGACGGTTACAGCTTTGATTGGGGTCCCAACGGCTTCCTTGATCGCGAGCCGTTGACGCTCCAGCTCTGTAACGATCTGGGTTTGACGAAACAACTTGAACCGGCCAACGCCAATGTGAGCAACCGATTCATCCTGCGCGAAGGAAGGCTACGGTCTGTTCCTATGAGCCCAGGCAAATTCCTGACTTCAGATATCCTCCCTCTTTCCGGCAAGCTGCGAGTTATGATGGAGCCGTTCGGTTCCAGGCCACCGAACGGTGACGATGAGTCCGTTTACAGCTTTGGGGTGCGCCGTATCGGCAGACAGGCCGCCGACTATCTGATACAGCCGATGGTGTCCGGTATCTACGGCGGGGATGCGGAGCGGCTTTCGCTCCAATCCTGTTTTCCCATTATGAAAGAGATGGAATCGGAGTATGGGTCGCTATTGAAGGCAATGATTGTCAGAGGACGTCGACACAAAGCAGCAGGGCGTACGACCGGCGGACCATCCGGACCCGGCGGCTGGCTGACATCGTTCCATGGTGGATTAGATGCGATCATCGACGCGCTCAGGCAAAAGTACGCAACCGAGATACAAACCGGGCTCGGTGTAAGAAGTATTGCCAAACGTGATTCCCAGTACCTGGTGGCACTTGCAGACGGCAGCCTGGTGACGGCAACTACTGTCATTCTCGCGGTACCGTCGCACGCTGGAGCCGAAATCGTTAAGAGTCTTTCCGCACAGCTATCCGCTGCTCTCGCATCGATCCCGTACGCGCCGATTGCAGTCGTTTGCATGGGGTACCCTGTGGGTGCCGTGCGTGCCGACCTCAACGGCTTTGGATTTCTGGTACCAAAAAAAGAGAGAAGGCGGATCCTCGGCTCGATCTGGACATCATCGATTTTCGCCGACCGGGCGCCGTTAGGGAAAGTACAGTTTCGGACGATGGTTGGAGGCGATGGTGACCACGAATCGGCTGGCCTTTCTCACTCCGAGTTGGTGGAATTGGTCCGGCGCGACCTCGATGCCATAGTCGGGATTTCCGGCACGCCCGAGATCACGCGTATCTACCGATGGCGACATGGGATACCTCAGTTTCATATCGGTCACAGCGGAATCATGAAGCAAATCGAAACCGAACTGGCGTTGATCGGTAACCTGCATATCACCGGAAATGCTTATTATGGGATCGGCTTGAACGATTGTATCAAGCAGTCTCACCGCGTTGCACAAGTCGTTTGGCCGTAA
- a CDS encoding transketolase: MPLVDSITNATIRDYTIAELEERANYMRGLNEIALCSAGSGHSGGTLSVMDIAAALYLRVARHNPRDPFWGDRDRIVWSANHKAPALYVALAVSGYFHEKELMKLRMLGSPFQGHPHWRDLPGVEISGGSLGQGFSVAVGFALAAKLDGKAHRVFVISTDGEQQEGSVWEAAMSASHYHLDNLILIIDCNSLQIDGAVKDVMNIEPLAAKYQAFGWHVEEIDGHNMSQIVEALETARNKNGTGRPVVIICHTVKGKGVSFMENVVAWHGKPPNRQQIDQILAELHLADSLHVERLLDFGKQYQLLVENELASDLPAYSRDFWWNSSDYMKVEMDPTRMGFGRALDKCGDNERIVCLGADISDSICISDFYRNHPGRKRRFISIGVAEQNATTIAAGLAKEGKLPVFGTYGVFASARNLDQVRISVCYANLNVLIAGAHGGISVGPDGATHQELEALFQMCGLPNMHVGVPCDAIETEKMTKALLFDIEGPKYLRFAREATPVITRPDSPFRFGEANIYRFRKETSHFVDAFDLYLSSEYQDEHETLTIIACGPEVAEALRAAYILKTDRNIETRIINVHTVKPLDRHAILRAAGETQVIVTAEEHQVGGLGNQIAAVILGENSLRTKPQFGMIGVQDRFGESGQPWQLIKRFGVAAEHIAQKAIELLSIQ; the protein is encoded by the coding sequence GTGCCATTGGTTGACTCGATTACAAACGCGACAATCCGCGACTACACCATAGCCGAGCTTGAAGAGCGGGCGAACTACATGCGGGGGCTCAACGAGATAGCCCTCTGTTCCGCCGGCTCCGGCCATTCCGGGGGCACGCTCTCGGTCATGGATATTGCGGCGGCGTTGTATCTCAGGGTGGCTCGCCACAATCCCCGGGATCCGTTTTGGGGGGACCGTGACCGGATCGTCTGGTCGGCAAATCATAAAGCGCCGGCGCTCTATGTGGCGCTCGCCGTTTCGGGCTATTTCCACGAAAAAGAGCTGATGAAACTCCGGATGCTGGGTTCCCCATTTCAGGGTCATCCGCACTGGCGTGATCTACCGGGCGTAGAAATCTCCGGCGGTTCGCTGGGGCAGGGGTTTTCCGTTGCGGTTGGATTTGCCCTCGCGGCCAAACTTGACGGCAAAGCGCATCGAGTGTTCGTCATTTCTACCGACGGCGAGCAGCAGGAGGGCTCGGTCTGGGAAGCGGCCATGAGCGCGTCACACTACCATCTCGACAATCTGATCCTTATTATCGACTGCAACAGCCTTCAGATCGACGGCGCCGTCAAGGATGTTATGAATATCGAGCCCTTGGCAGCCAAGTATCAGGCGTTCGGATGGCATGTTGAAGAGATCGACGGGCACAACATGTCGCAGATTGTCGAAGCGCTGGAAACCGCCCGCAACAAGAACGGGACTGGCAGGCCGGTCGTTATCATATGCCACACGGTGAAGGGGAAGGGAGTCTCCTTCATGGAGAACGTTGTCGCCTGGCATGGGAAACCGCCGAACCGGCAACAGATAGACCAAATACTGGCTGAACTTCACCTTGCCGATTCGCTTCATGTCGAACGCCTTCTCGATTTTGGAAAGCAGTATCAACTTCTGGTAGAGAATGAGCTTGCCTCAGACCTTCCTGCATATTCCAGGGACTTCTGGTGGAATAGTTCGGACTACATGAAAGTGGAAATGGACCCCACCAGAATGGGATTCGGACGAGCACTCGATAAGTGCGGTGATAATGAGAGGATCGTCTGCCTCGGTGCCGACATCTCGGACTCGATCTGTATCAGCGATTTTTACAGGAATCACCCGGGACGAAAGCGACGTTTCATTTCCATCGGCGTTGCTGAGCAGAACGCGACGACCATAGCGGCCGGACTGGCCAAAGAAGGAAAACTGCCGGTGTTTGGCACATACGGCGTCTTTGCGTCGGCGCGCAACCTTGACCAGGTACGAATTTCCGTCTGTTATGCCAATCTGAACGTTCTTATCGCCGGAGCACACGGCGGGATTTCGGTTGGTCCGGACGGCGCCACGCACCAGGAGCTTGAGGCATTGTTCCAAATGTGCGGACTCCCGAACATGCACGTGGGGGTGCCGTGCGACGCCATCGAAACTGAAAAAATGACTAAGGCACTGTTGTTCGATATCGAGGGACCCAAGTACCTTCGGTTTGCCCGCGAAGCAACTCCGGTCATCACGCGACCGGATAGCCCGTTCCGCTTTGGCGAAGCGAATATCTATCGCTTCCGCAAAGAGACATCGCATTTTGTCGATGCTTTCGATCTGTACCTGTCGTCAGAGTATCAGGACGAACATGAAACGCTGACTATCATTGCCTGTGGACCGGAGGTGGCCGAGGCGCTGCGCGCAGCCTATATTCTCAAAACCGATCGGAACATCGAAACGCGTATCATAAATGTGCATACGGTCAAACCGCTCGATCGTCACGCCATACTCAGAGCGGCAGGCGAGACTCAGGTGATTGTCACGGCCGAGGAGCATCAGGTGGGAGGCTTGGGCAACCAGATAGCTGCCGTTATCCTCGGGGAAAATTCATTGAGGACTAAGCCGCAATTCGGCATGATTGGCGTACAGGACCGCTTCGGTGAATCCGGCCAACCGTGGCAGTTGATCAAGCGCTTCGGTGTCGCGGCCGAGCATATCGCCCAGAAAGCAATTGAACTTTTGAGTATACAATAG
- a CDS encoding C40 family peptidase, whose amino-acid sequence MKYAYVTTNLIDLWAEPRYNSERASQLLFAELVTWADEQDGFARVRQVDGYTGWVDARFLQGIDCEAYEKYGRAATWVVSAVQTPIMGVRKGVPMAPHYLYHGTRILIKRSRSLWSKGLLPDEAVFLVKSTAVAPSPVKSVGLVAKIVRESHKFLGVPYLWGGVSPAGFDCSGFVRAVFGRFGVYLPRDTKDQINAGSPVTRDEVRAGDLLFFKRHVGIALDNKRLIHASLAGGGVRINSLDANDPDYRADLGRDFNQARRVL is encoded by the coding sequence ATGAAATATGCCTACGTAACGACCAACCTGATCGACCTATGGGCCGAGCCGCGCTACAATTCCGAGCGTGCCAGCCAGCTTCTGTTTGCCGAATTGGTGACCTGGGCGGACGAGCAGGATGGCTTCGCGCGGGTACGGCAGGTTGACGGCTACACCGGTTGGGTGGATGCTCGTTTCCTTCAGGGAATCGACTGCGAGGCGTACGAGAAGTACGGGAGGGCAGCGACCTGGGTTGTCTCGGCAGTGCAAACGCCAATAATGGGCGTACGGAAGGGCGTTCCAATGGCGCCGCATTATCTCTACCATGGTACGAGAATTCTCATCAAACGCTCGCGGTCCCTGTGGTCGAAAGGCCTTTTGCCGGATGAAGCGGTGTTTCTCGTGAAGTCGACGGCTGTAGCACCTTCGCCGGTCAAATCTGTTGGTCTCGTAGCAAAGATCGTTAGAGAGTCACACAAATTCCTTGGTGTCCCGTACCTGTGGGGCGGTGTCAGCCCCGCCGGATTCGACTGTTCTGGATTTGTGCGTGCAGTGTTCGGTCGATTCGGAGTCTACCTCCCGCGCGACACCAAGGACCAGATCAACGCCGGCTCACCGGTGACTCGCGACGAAGTCAGGGCAGGCGACCTCCTCTTTTTCAAACGCCACGTGGGAATTGCCCTCGACAATAAGCGTCTGATCCACGCCTCACTCGCGGGCGGCGGCGTGCGGATCAATTCCCTCGATGCGAATGACCCGGACTATCGCGCCGACCTGGGTCGGGATTTCAACCAGGCACGGAGAGTCCTGTAA
- a CDS encoding enolase C-terminal domain-like protein, which produces MEINVARVALPLKKRFAVAKGSAEVKTNVLTILNNRYSGEASGSVYYGPPVELIEVDIRKGIEFIKWLPRIDVSTLNSITCLDILPIARSALMGMVLNAISGESGRYPWEILGLGTPVGIRSSLTIGIDTHEVMKKAILESPHAIIKLKLGHEQDCELLDVIKAVTDKEIRVDANGGWTCAKAEEMIYYLGKAGVTIVEQPTEPEYSSEWPHLKKASPSVELIIDEGLNRLEDYDQFKDSIDGVNIKMEKCGGILEGIRIARQARTDKKKVMLGCMVESSIGIAQSVYMSSLADYCDLDGPLLLENDIASGIVYQREYIKVDREIIGGPKLKRDLFDKYVQT; this is translated from the coding sequence ATGGAAATCAACGTCGCCCGAGTGGCGCTGCCACTGAAGAAGCGATTTGCCGTTGCGAAGGGTTCGGCAGAGGTCAAGACCAACGTTCTCACGATCCTTAACAACCGGTACAGCGGCGAAGCTTCCGGCTCAGTCTACTACGGCCCCCCGGTTGAGTTGATCGAGGTCGATATCCGTAAGGGTATCGAGTTTATCAAATGGCTGCCGCGTATCGATGTCTCCACCCTGAATTCAATCACGTGTCTCGACATTTTGCCAATCGCCCGTTCCGCCTTGATGGGGATGGTACTTAATGCGATATCGGGAGAAAGCGGACGATACCCTTGGGAAATTCTGGGGCTCGGCACGCCGGTTGGCATACGAAGTTCCCTGACGATCGGCATCGACACACACGAAGTCATGAAGAAGGCCATTCTCGAAAGCCCGCATGCCATCATCAAGTTGAAGTTGGGTCATGAACAGGACTGTGAACTGCTCGACGTCATCAAGGCTGTGACCGACAAAGAGATTCGGGTTGATGCCAACGGCGGTTGGACGTGCGCGAAGGCCGAAGAAATGATCTACTATCTGGGAAAGGCCGGTGTGACGATCGTGGAACAGCCGACCGAGCCGGAGTATTCGTCGGAATGGCCGCATTTGAAAAAAGCCTCACCGTCAGTCGAGCTGATAATCGATGAAGGACTGAATCGACTTGAAGACTACGATCAGTTCAAGGACTCCATCGATGGCGTCAATATCAAGATGGAAAAGTGCGGCGGGATTCTGGAAGGTATCAGGATTGCCCGCCAGGCCAGAACCGACAAGAAGAAGGTAATGCTCGGCTGCATGGTGGAATCATCGATAGGGATTGCCCAGTCGGTGTACATGTCGTCGCTCGCGGACTATTGCGATCTCGATGGCCCACTCCTTCTTGAGAACGATATCGCCAGCGGCATCGTGTATCAACGTGAGTATATCAAAGTGGATCGCGAAATCATCGGCGGACCAAAACTCAAACGCGACCTGTTTGACAAATATGTCCAGACATAG
- the hemH gene encoding ferrochelatase, translating into MRDEKTCAILLAMGGPDNTHNVRRYLFNIFSDRSIIRLPGGPFLQKPLAWFISSARKGKVASHYAMIGGGSPLFAWTDAQRRRVEELLRSELPGFRCFVGMRYFEPTIGEAVHRAFHEGFRRLIFIPMYPQYSRATTGSSFEEAGRQLAGYRGITSVFVRDYHDNPMYISLLRDFIDANIRPGETLLFSAHSLPEKFVQDGDPYVEQIKRSAKLTAGGRDFHVAFQSRTGPVRWVQPETVSEVRRLLSSRPGGLFIVPISFVCDHIETLYELDIELREMVGPALAPRIRRMPMFNDDHRFAQVLANLIRERVSARVTH; encoded by the coding sequence ATGCGTGACGAAAAGACATGCGCCATCCTGCTGGCCATGGGAGGACCCGACAATACCCACAACGTACGACGGTATCTCTTTAATATATTCTCAGACCGGTCGATCATTCGGCTGCCGGGTGGACCCTTTCTGCAAAAGCCGCTCGCGTGGTTCATATCGAGTGCTCGAAAAGGCAAAGTCGCGAGTCATTATGCGATGATAGGCGGTGGCTCGCCCCTATTCGCATGGACTGATGCACAACGGAGGCGGGTCGAAGAACTGCTGCGATCCGAACTTCCCGGGTTCCGGTGTTTTGTCGGCATGCGTTATTTCGAACCGACCATCGGAGAAGCTGTACACCGCGCGTTTCACGAAGGATTTCGACGGCTCATATTCATCCCCATGTATCCGCAGTATAGCCGCGCCACAACCGGATCATCGTTCGAAGAAGCGGGGCGCCAGTTGGCGGGTTACCGCGGAATCACCTCCGTGTTCGTACGGGACTACCATGACAATCCGATGTATATATCGCTTCTTCGCGACTTCATCGACGCGAATATCAGACCGGGAGAGACTCTGTTATTCTCCGCTCACTCGTTGCCGGAAAAGTTCGTGCAGGATGGCGATCCGTATGTCGAACAGATCAAGCGCAGTGCCAAACTCACCGCGGGCGGCCGAGATTTCCACGTCGCGTTTCAAAGTCGGACCGGCCCGGTCAGATGGGTCCAGCCGGAAACGGTCAGCGAAGTGCGCCGCCTGCTTTCCTCGCGTCCTGGCGGGCTGTTCATAGTGCCGATCAGTTTCGTTTGTGACCATATCGAGACGCTATATGAACTCGACATCGAGCTGAGAGAGATGGTCGGGCCCGCGCTCGCTCCTCGCATTCGGCGGATGCCAATGTTCAACGACGATCACCGATTCGCACAGGTGCTTGCTAACCTGATCAGGGAAAGGGTTTCGGCACGTGTCACTCATTGA